The proteins below are encoded in one region of Aquisphaera giovannonii:
- a CDS encoding sugar phosphate isomerase/epimerase family protein yields MTRLGIVTYNIAKDWDLPTILSRLEKLGYQGVELRTGHAHKVEVGLTKDQRAEVRKRFEDSPVELAGLGSAFEYQAAEPAVVRKNIEETKEYVELAHDLGSPGVKVRPNGIPRGANLDGTLRQIGRALHEVGEHAAGFGVEVRVEVHGAITQELPHFARIMAYADHPNVFACWNSNPTDVVDGSVKGGFAPIAGKVREVHLRDLTDSAYPWRELFSLLSARNYEGYTLAEIPESGDPERVLRYFKALWQAYQPAPGGR; encoded by the coding sequence ATGACTCGACTCGGCATCGTCACGTACAACATCGCCAAGGACTGGGACCTCCCGACGATCCTGTCCCGGCTCGAGAAGCTCGGCTACCAGGGGGTGGAGTTGAGGACGGGCCACGCCCACAAGGTCGAGGTGGGCCTGACGAAGGACCAGCGTGCGGAGGTGCGCAAGCGGTTCGAGGACTCGCCCGTGGAGCTCGCGGGGCTCGGCTCCGCGTTCGAGTACCAGGCGGCGGAGCCGGCCGTGGTCCGCAAGAACATCGAGGAGACCAAGGAGTACGTCGAGTTGGCGCACGACCTCGGCTCGCCGGGGGTGAAGGTCCGGCCCAACGGGATCCCCAGGGGGGCCAACCTCGACGGGACGCTCCGGCAGATCGGCCGTGCACTGCACGAGGTGGGCGAGCATGCGGCCGGCTTCGGCGTGGAGGTCCGCGTCGAGGTCCACGGGGCCATCACGCAGGAGCTGCCCCACTTCGCCCGGATCATGGCCTACGCGGACCACCCGAACGTCTTCGCCTGCTGGAACTCCAACCCCACGGACGTCGTGGACGGGTCGGTCAAGGGGGGATTCGCGCCCATCGCGGGCAAGGTCCGCGAGGTCCACCTCCGCGACCTCACCGACTCGGCCTATCCCTGGCGCGAGCTTTTCTCCCTCCTGTCCGCCCGGAATTACGAGGGCTACACGCTGGCCGAGATCCCTGAGAGCGGCGACCCGGAACGCGTCCTCCGCTACTTCAAGGCCCTCTGGCAGGCCTACCAGCCGGCCCCGGGCGGGCGATGA
- a CDS encoding Kelch repeat-containing protein yields the protein MRRIDMTTPRAATTLAGILGFFLLSPAVAHAHFLWLKAGHEGGKPAVRAFLSETPEPDDPALLRVIEGAKVTAAGKPLSWTRQADAYLVGLGGASPGCVDGSVDLGLKSRNGTSFLLLYTARAQFVASPAAEPEADPAGLRLRLVAREGKAPAVLVLLHGKPQPGVGLKSLVGNDTAESKSDEHGLAELPDVASGKAGLLAKFVESAPGERDGRRYSEVRHYATLTVAPAGAEAASVTGPTPTAGHPGPAPARTIATMPEAVNSFGGAVSGDWLYVYSGHAGETHRYHCGMTSAHFRRLNLRDCKTWEELPVGPSLQGVTLVAHGGSLYRAGGMAARNEPDKPEDLLSTASFARFDPATRTWTELPPLPSPRSTHDAVVVGDLLYLVGGWTMPGGAASNAEFCDDALVIDLARPSTGWQSLPTPPFRRRALAVAELDGKVYAIGGLEEGGTVSRRVDIFDPAARNWSRGPEIPGGKYQGFAPSAFSTGGALYVSGADGTVRRLSPGGDRWELVGRLSTPRMTHRMLPGFDGELLVVGGTAARRSVDSIEAFSVAGKMPPAGR from the coding sequence ATGAGACGCATCGACATGACCACTCCGCGGGCCGCGACGACCCTCGCCGGCATCCTGGGCTTCTTCCTGCTATCCCCGGCCGTGGCCCATGCCCATTTCCTGTGGCTGAAGGCCGGCCACGAGGGCGGGAAGCCGGCGGTCCGCGCCTTCCTGAGCGAGACGCCGGAGCCCGACGACCCGGCGCTACTGAGGGTCATCGAAGGGGCGAAGGTCACGGCGGCCGGCAAGCCTCTGAGCTGGACCAGGCAGGCCGACGCCTACCTCGTCGGCCTGGGCGGCGCCTCGCCCGGCTGCGTGGACGGCTCCGTGGACCTCGGCCTCAAGAGCCGCAACGGGACCTCATTCCTGCTGCTATACACCGCCCGCGCCCAGTTCGTCGCGTCCCCGGCCGCCGAGCCCGAGGCCGACCCGGCGGGCCTCCGCCTCCGGCTGGTGGCCCGCGAGGGCAAGGCGCCGGCCGTCCTGGTCCTCCTCCACGGCAAGCCGCAGCCGGGCGTCGGCCTGAAGTCCCTCGTCGGCAACGACACCGCGGAGAGCAAGTCGGACGAGCACGGCCTGGCGGAGCTCCCGGACGTGGCCTCGGGCAAGGCCGGCCTCCTCGCCAAGTTCGTGGAGTCCGCCCCCGGGGAGCGCGACGGCCGGCGCTATTCCGAGGTCCGCCACTACGCCACGCTCACCGTGGCGCCCGCCGGGGCGGAGGCCGCGAGCGTCACCGGGCCCACGCCGACCGCGGGCCATCCCGGGCCCGCCCCGGCTCGCACCATCGCGACCATGCCCGAGGCCGTCAACAGCTTCGGCGGTGCCGTGTCCGGCGACTGGCTGTACGTCTACAGCGGCCACGCGGGGGAGACGCACAGGTACCATTGCGGGATGACCTCGGCGCACTTCCGCCGGCTCAACTTGAGGGACTGCAAGACGTGGGAGGAGCTCCCGGTCGGTCCGTCGCTCCAGGGGGTGACGCTCGTGGCCCACGGCGGCTCCCTGTATCGCGCGGGCGGCATGGCCGCGAGGAATGAGCCGGACAAGCCGGAGGACCTCCTCTCGACCGCGTCGTTCGCGCGATTCGACCCGGCGACGAGGACCTGGACCGAGCTGCCCCCCCTGCCCTCGCCCCGGTCCACCCACGACGCCGTGGTCGTCGGCGACCTGCTCTACCTCGTCGGCGGGTGGACCATGCCCGGCGGCGCCGCGTCAAACGCCGAGTTCTGCGACGACGCACTGGTCATCGACCTGGCCCGGCCCTCGACCGGCTGGCAGTCGCTACCCACGCCGCCGTTCCGGCGTCGCGCCCTGGCGGTCGCCGAGCTGGACGGAAAGGTCTATGCGATAGGCGGGCTGGAGGAGGGCGGGACGGTCTCCCGCCGGGTGGATATCTTCGACCCCGCGGCCCGCAACTGGTCGCGCGGGCCCGAGATCCCGGGCGGCAAGTACCAGGGCTTCGCCCCGTCGGCCTTCTCGACCGGCGGTGCCCTCTACGTCTCGGGGGCCGACGGGACGGTCCGGCGGCTCTCCCCCGGCGGCGATCGCTGGGAGCTGGTCGGCAGGCTGTCGACGCCTCGGATGACCCACCGGATGCTGCCGGGCTTCGACGGCGAGCTCCTGGTCGTCGGCGGGACGGCCGCGCGAAGGTCGGTGGACTCGATCGAGGCCTTCTCGGTCGCCGGCAAGATGCCCCCGGCCGGGCGTTGA
- a CDS encoding DUF1559 domain-containing protein, with protein sequence MRFTRRAGFTLIELLVVIAIIAVLIALLLPAVQSAREAARRVQCTNNLKQLALALHNYEGAWECFPAAAQSSPDYAAYSVYFNFTGYAQMLPFLEQANLFNATNFSSAIPGNFWGWDSWDNSTAFGVQVSTFLCPSNPRDARPAFTGQSGQSWHVDQAGVTDYLFNGGADPYVSAPYVNPGLRGPFGFEANVRLAAVTDGLSGTILLGESAGGNAANPRYAVGWGTTRTCAPLQAFKGAGGSKTYTGVVYENLMFMGYGREVASDGVGIMGGLIARTVDASGAFYGPNDCGTYSGTGLFTPHLPFTGVGQLTPNFRGLHPGSVQFAMGDGSVRLIRSIIDGAAYASLSTIAGGEVVSADSY encoded by the coding sequence ATGAGATTCACGAGGCGAGCCGGCTTCACGCTGATCGAGCTGCTGGTGGTGATCGCCATCATCGCCGTCCTGATCGCCCTGCTGCTGCCGGCCGTGCAGTCGGCCCGCGAGGCCGCCAGGCGGGTCCAGTGCACCAACAATCTCAAGCAGCTCGCGCTCGCGCTGCACAACTACGAGGGGGCCTGGGAATGTTTCCCGGCGGCCGCCCAGAGCAGCCCGGATTACGCGGCGTACTCGGTCTACTTCAACTTCACGGGCTACGCCCAGATGCTGCCGTTCCTGGAGCAGGCCAACCTGTTCAACGCGACGAACTTCTCGTCCGCGATCCCGGGCAATTTCTGGGGCTGGGATTCGTGGGACAACTCGACGGCCTTCGGAGTCCAAGTCTCGACCTTCCTCTGCCCGTCGAACCCGAGGGACGCCCGGCCGGCCTTCACCGGGCAATCGGGCCAATCTTGGCATGTCGATCAAGCGGGGGTAACCGATTACCTATTCAACGGCGGCGCGGACCCCTACGTCTCGGCCCCGTACGTCAACCCGGGGCTGCGCGGGCCCTTCGGCTTCGAGGCGAACGTCCGGCTGGCGGCCGTCACCGACGGGCTTTCCGGGACGATCCTGCTCGGCGAGTCGGCGGGAGGGAACGCGGCCAACCCGCGGTATGCCGTCGGCTGGGGCACGACCCGCACCTGCGCCCCGCTCCAGGCCTTCAAGGGGGCCGGCGGCTCGAAGACGTATACGGGCGTCGTGTATGAGAACCTGATGTTCATGGGGTACGGCCGCGAGGTGGCGAGCGACGGCGTGGGGATCATGGGCGGCCTCATCGCCCGGACGGTGGACGCCTCCGGCGCCTTCTACGGGCCCAACGACTGCGGGACGTATTCCGGGACCGGCCTGTTCACCCCCCACCTGCCGTTCACGGGGGTCGGCCAGCTCACGCCGAACTTCCGCGGCCTGCACCCCGGCAGCGTCCAGTTCGCGATGGGGGACGGCTCCGTCCGCCTCATCCGCTCGATCATCGACGGGGCGGCCTACGCCAGCCTCTCGACCATCGCGGGGGGCGAGGTCGTCTCGGCGGACTCCTACTGA
- the purD gene encoding phosphoribosylamine--glycine ligase: MKVLVIGKGGREHALCWKLKQSPRVTAVYCAPGNAGTALDVQNVPIEANDHRGLLQFARREGIGLTVVGPEEPLVKGIVDIFQREGLRIFGPRKDAAELEGSKTFAKELMRQAGIPTADYRIFRSAPDAEHYILSREVSLVIRSRGRSTIRHTLHCRTAAEALEAIDRILDPREMMAPGVQVEIEERSNRRVFSAVADARDYVLGRPLGLVIKADGLAAGKGVYVCNNLRQALAAIDEIMVRRVYGQAGDTLLIEEKLDGFETSVLALTDGRTIVPLESSQDYKRAFDHDEGPNTGGMGAFSPTPRMTPELMEEIEREILVPVVHALKRARRPFRGLVYAGLMLTNQGPKVLEFNVRFGDPETQVILMRLKTDLLDALEAVVDERLDSVRMEWDRRPSVTVVMAAEGYPGHYERDHRVENFDAADRLPDVKVFHAGTKLRAAAAEGREARVVSDGGRVLNVTALGETLEQARDRAYEAVRTVRFPRGYYRRDIAEKVPAAAK, from the coding sequence TTGAAAGTCCTGGTGATCGGCAAGGGGGGGAGGGAGCACGCCCTCTGCTGGAAGCTCAAGCAGTCGCCGAGGGTGACGGCTGTCTACTGCGCCCCGGGGAACGCCGGCACGGCGCTCGACGTGCAGAACGTGCCCATCGAGGCGAACGACCATCGCGGCCTGCTCCAGTTCGCCAGGCGGGAGGGGATCGGGCTGACGGTGGTCGGGCCGGAGGAGCCGCTGGTCAAGGGGATCGTGGACATCTTCCAGCGCGAGGGGCTGCGGATCTTCGGGCCGCGGAAGGATGCGGCGGAGCTCGAGGGGTCCAAGACGTTCGCCAAGGAGCTGATGCGGCAGGCGGGCATCCCGACGGCCGACTACCGGATCTTCCGCTCGGCGCCGGACGCCGAGCACTACATCCTCTCCCGCGAGGTCTCCCTGGTGATCCGGTCGCGGGGCCGGTCCACGATCCGCCACACGCTCCACTGCCGGACCGCGGCCGAGGCGCTCGAGGCGATCGACCGGATCCTCGACCCCCGCGAGATGATGGCCCCCGGCGTGCAGGTTGAGATCGAGGAGCGGAGCAACCGCCGCGTCTTCTCCGCCGTCGCCGACGCGCGGGACTACGTCCTGGGCCGGCCGCTCGGGCTTGTGATCAAGGCGGACGGCCTGGCCGCGGGGAAGGGGGTCTACGTCTGCAATAACCTCCGGCAGGCGCTCGCGGCCATCGACGAGATCATGGTGCGGCGGGTGTACGGCCAGGCGGGGGACACGCTGCTGATCGAGGAGAAGCTCGACGGCTTCGAGACGAGCGTCCTGGCGCTGACCGACGGCCGGACGATCGTGCCGCTGGAGTCGAGCCAGGACTACAAGCGGGCGTTCGACCACGACGAGGGGCCGAACACCGGCGGCATGGGGGCCTTCTCCCCGACCCCCCGGATGACGCCGGAGCTGATGGAGGAGATCGAGCGGGAGATCCTCGTCCCGGTCGTCCACGCCCTGAAGCGGGCGAGGCGGCCGTTCCGCGGGCTCGTCTACGCCGGCCTGATGCTGACGAACCAGGGGCCGAAGGTCCTGGAGTTCAACGTCCGGTTCGGCGACCCGGAGACGCAGGTCATCCTGATGCGGCTGAAGACCGACCTGCTCGACGCGCTGGAGGCGGTCGTGGACGAGCGGCTGGACTCGGTGCGGATGGAGTGGGACCGTCGGCCGTCGGTCACGGTTGTGATGGCGGCCGAGGGGTATCCCGGCCACTACGAGCGGGACCACCGCGTCGAGAACTTCGACGCCGCGGACCGGCTGCCGGACGTGAAGGTCTTCCACGCCGGCACGAAGCTCCGCGCCGCGGCCGCGGAGGGCCGCGAGGCGAGGGTGGTCAGCGACGGCGGCCGCGTCCTGAACGTCACCGCGCTGGGCGAGACGCTGGAGCAGGCCCGCGACCGCGCCTACGAGGCCGTCCGCACGGTGCGGTTCCCCCGCGGCTACTACCGCCGCGACATCGCCGAGAAGGTGCCCGCCGCGGCGAAGTGA
- a CDS encoding transposase — translation MLCDGRGTVLGIYATPGQRHESRAFEPTMRRVYLPGRRGQPRWPRRLAGDKGYSYPGIWRWLSRRRIGRVIPTRKDQPRAADFDKDTYRKRNIIERVVGWYKECRRLLTRFEKLAVNYIAFRIIATVVRHL, via the coding sequence CTGCTGTGCGACGGCCGCGGGACGGTACTGGGTATCTACGCCACGCCGGGGCAGCGGCACGAGAGCCGGGCGTTCGAGCCGACCATGCGGCGGGTCTACCTGCCGGGGCGCCGGGGGCAGCCCCGCTGGCCGCGGCGGCTGGCCGGCGACAAGGGGTACAGCTACCCGGGGATCTGGCGCTGGCTGTCTCGCCGGCGGATCGGGCGGGTCATCCCCACCCGGAAGGACCAGCCCCGCGCCGCCGACTTCGACAAGGACACCTATCGGAAGCGGAACATCATCGAGCGCGTCGTCGGCTGGTACAAGGAGTGCCGCCGCCTGCTGACCCGCTTCGAGAAGCTCGCCGTCAACTACATCGCCTTCCGGATCATCGCGACCGTCGTTCGCCATCTCTGA
- a CDS encoding DUF2007 domain-containing protein, producing the protein MKSMEGDPAAVRPSSDRPTFCARCKKSATPSPSGTACPECGDALRPRGYCQVCEDYRLLPVGATCPKHEIELDGEGPPREHPAVAGGPSTWVTVMTLADAVGVAPARIRLEAEGIPTLVEGERMGSRSMYQVATGGIRLKVPEPLAAEARVILSQTWRATAAELGIDEIDGEEKDDVDDHDERPREIPAEELPAEAAPVRNALFLFLAGGVPCLLLLIYLAVHDWL; encoded by the coding sequence ATGAAGAGCATGGAAGGCGATCCGGCCGCCGTGCGGCCAAGCAGCGATCGGCCCACGTTCTGCGCCCGGTGCAAGAAATCGGCCACTCCCTCGCCTTCGGGGACCGCCTGCCCGGAATGCGGCGATGCGCTGCGGCCGAGGGGCTACTGCCAGGTCTGCGAAGACTACAGGCTGCTCCCCGTCGGCGCCACCTGCCCCAAGCACGAGATCGAGCTGGATGGGGAGGGCCCGCCTCGCGAGCATCCGGCCGTCGCCGGGGGCCCTTCGACGTGGGTGACGGTCATGACCCTCGCCGATGCCGTCGGCGTGGCCCCGGCCCGCATCCGCCTCGAGGCGGAGGGCATCCCGACGCTCGTCGAGGGCGAGCGCATGGGTTCGCGATCGATGTACCAGGTCGCGACCGGCGGCATCCGCCTGAAGGTCCCGGAGCCGCTCGCGGCCGAGGCCCGCGTCATCCTCTCCCAGACCTGGCGGGCCACCGCCGCGGAGCTCGGGATCGATGAGATCGACGGCGAGGAGAAGGACGACGTGGACGACCACGACGAGCGTCCCAGGGAAATCCCCGCGGAGGAGCTCCCGGCGGAGGCGGCGCCGGTCCGGAATGCCCTGTTCCTCTTCCTCGCGGGCGGCGTGCCGTGCCTCCTCCTGCTCATCTACCTGGCCGTCCACGACTGGCTCTGA
- a CDS encoding IS4 family transposase, with protein sequence MAKRAAEPLKSRDIRGVKYVERLLPLLDSLHEVGCDRDRAGNRCLFYDQYCMLVLLSMFNPVVRSLRAIQQVSGLRNVQRKLGCSRASLGSLSEAVEVFEPGRLLGIIDALAADAGPVRDVRQGHLAHALTAVDGSVVKTLKSITEAAFMGDKNGGSHSGWRLHTHFDIDRGVPVRIDVTRASNSGKDDEKNRLRDRLEPDHCYVMDRWYAQFTLFRDIVAAGSSYVCRVRDNTNLMDVVEERPVTEAAKAAGVIRDVVVNLGGDRKEGERPGHPVRIVMVRTTPHTKRGGRKGGTAGPSSDGILRIATSLLDVPAEIIANIYKHMLTIELFFRFFKHVLGCRRLLSTHEAGIEIQAYCAIIACLLISLWTERKPTLRTYEMICHYFTGLADLDELVAHLEGLKRAEKAKRAAS encoded by the coding sequence ATGGCGAAGCGCGCGGCCGAACCTCTGAAATCCCGGGATATCCGGGGCGTGAAGTACGTCGAGCGGCTCCTGCCGTTGCTCGACTCGCTGCACGAGGTCGGCTGCGATCGCGACAGGGCGGGCAACCGCTGCCTGTTCTATGACCAGTACTGCATGCTCGTCCTGCTCTCGATGTTCAACCCGGTCGTCCGCTCGCTGCGGGCCATCCAGCAGGTCAGCGGGCTCCGCAACGTGCAGCGCAAGCTCGGCTGCTCGCGGGCCTCGCTGGGCTCGCTGTCGGAGGCCGTGGAGGTCTTCGAGCCGGGCCGCCTCCTGGGGATCATCGACGCCCTGGCCGCCGACGCCGGGCCGGTCCGCGACGTCCGCCAGGGCCACCTGGCGCACGCGCTGACGGCGGTCGACGGCAGCGTCGTCAAGACGCTCAAGTCGATCACCGAGGCCGCCTTCATGGGCGACAAGAACGGCGGCTCGCACAGCGGCTGGCGGCTGCACACCCACTTCGACATCGACCGCGGCGTGCCGGTGCGGATCGACGTCACCCGCGCCTCCAACAGCGGCAAGGACGACGAGAAGAACCGGCTCCGCGATCGCCTCGAGCCGGACCATTGCTACGTCATGGACCGGTGGTACGCCCAGTTCACCCTCTTCCGCGACATCGTCGCGGCCGGCAGCAGCTACGTCTGCCGGGTCCGCGACAACACCAACCTCATGGACGTGGTCGAGGAGCGGCCGGTCACCGAGGCGGCGAAGGCCGCCGGGGTGATCCGCGACGTCGTGGTGAACCTCGGCGGCGATCGGAAGGAAGGCGAGCGGCCGGGCCACCCGGTGCGGATCGTGATGGTGAGGACGACGCCGCACACGAAGCGCGGCGGCCGCAAGGGCGGCACGGCGGGCCCGTCCAGCGACGGCATCCTGCGGATCGCCACGAGCCTCCTCGACGTGCCGGCCGAGATTATCGCAAATATATACAAGCATATGTTGACGATCGAGCTGTTCTTCCGGTTCTTCAAGCACGTGCTCGGCTGCCGGCGGCTGCTGAGCACGCACGAGGCGGGGATCGAGATCCAGGCGTACTGCGCCATCATCGCGTGCCTGCTGATCAGCCTGTGGACGGAGCGGAAGCCGACGCTGCGGACCTACGAGATGATCTGCCACTACTTCACGGGGCTGGCGGACCTGGACGAGTTGGTGGCGCACCTGGAGGGGCTGAAGCGGGCCGAAAAAGCGAAGCGTGCGGCCTCCTGA